A region from the Mucilaginibacter sp. CSA2-8R genome encodes:
- a CDS encoding PspC domain-containing protein: MNKTIIININGTVFHIEEQAYEMLKEYMTEVKRHFFNSADSLEITTDIENRIAEMFTEILARENRQAIIDQDVEAVIAQMGSVKDFEYADDEGTAAFAQEPLYNMGINSRRLFRDPDDHLIGGVCAGIANYFDIKSVWVRLLFALAFLGAGAGFFVYILLWVIIPKAVSRADKMAMKGEPLDLQGFKRNFEAELNMVGGRLADIHHEARPLIYRTRDFVGDFFHHLRVFLGGAGKIIIKLLGLAIILACVAGIIALVVALVGTMAFGTKNFSLPDNFFNYPYINQVRVAVGILVLIPLTVIIVVVSSAIFNTTNVNRSAGFTLLIVWISALAIIAYHASQVLAEFRDSAGFTQTVNLKAVPNQTYYLQLNDVMFFTREDSARLDIKNKFKNLTLTDNDDDELSPRSVRISIEKSDVPYPVLVEEFTARGRTYEQALNHARNTRYVFTQQDSVLKFDTKLRRLKAGQWHNEEVKLTLRIPLKATVMVNDKVNEYISNYLDVGACFPRHRDHSRTEMAPFIMTTEGLQCKLDSAITAVPNEDNKNDNNDTEKEEVTTLDTVNETKIDTVYIDSTVTKAVPAKKTVIIRRLHKR; encoded by the coding sequence ATGAACAAAACAATTATCATCAATATAAACGGCACCGTTTTTCATATCGAAGAACAGGCCTACGAAATGCTTAAGGAGTACATGACCGAGGTAAAACGTCACTTTTTTAACTCGGCCGACAGCCTTGAAATTACTACCGACATCGAAAACCGTATTGCCGAGATGTTTACCGAGATACTGGCCCGCGAAAACCGCCAGGCTATTATTGACCAGGATGTTGAAGCCGTTATTGCTCAGATGGGTTCAGTAAAAGATTTTGAGTATGCCGATGATGAAGGAACTGCTGCATTTGCACAAGAACCGCTTTACAATATGGGTATTAACAGCCGCCGCCTGTTCCGCGACCCGGACGATCACTTAATTGGCGGTGTTTGTGCCGGTATTGCCAACTACTTTGACATAAAATCGGTTTGGGTACGCTTGCTGTTTGCTTTGGCATTTTTGGGCGCAGGTGCCGGTTTCTTTGTTTACATTTTGCTGTGGGTCATTATTCCTAAAGCTGTTAGCCGGGCCGATAAAATGGCCATGAAAGGCGAGCCGTTAGATTTGCAGGGTTTTAAACGCAACTTTGAAGCTGAATTAAACATGGTAGGCGGTCGCCTGGCTGATATACATCACGAAGCCCGCCCATTAATTTATAGAACCCGCGATTTTGTAGGAGACTTTTTCCATCATCTAAGGGTTTTTTTAGGTGGGGCAGGGAAAATAATTATCAAACTGCTAGGTCTCGCTATCATCTTAGCTTGCGTTGCGGGCATCATCGCCCTTGTCGTTGCTTTAGTAGGTACGATGGCTTTTGGCACTAAAAACTTTTCGCTGCCTGATAATTTTTTCAATTATCCTTACATCAATCAGGTACGTGTTGCTGTTGGCATATTGGTATTGATTCCTTTAACCGTAATAATTGTGGTAGTATCATCTGCTATCTTTAATACCACAAATGTTAACCGGTCGGCAGGGTTTACTTTGCTGATTGTCTGGATCAGCGCTTTAGCCATAATAGCCTACCATGCTTCTCAAGTTCTGGCTGAGTTCAGGGATTCGGCCGGATTTACGCAAACAGTCAATTTGAAAGCCGTACCAAACCAGACTTATTACCTGCAGCTAAATGATGTGATGTTTTTTACTCGCGAAGATAGTGCGAGGCTGGATATCAAAAATAAGTTTAAAAACCTGACTTTGACTGATAACGACGATGACGAACTTTCACCACGGTCGGTTAGAATCAGTATTGAAAAGAGCGATGTCCCTTATCCTGTTTTAGTTGAAGAGTTTACCGCTCGCGGCCGTACTTACGAACAGGCACTCAACCATGCACGTAACACACGATATGTGTTTACTCAGCAAGACTCGGTTTTAAAGTTTGATACCAAACTTCGCCGTTTAAAAGCCGGGCAGTGGCACAATGAAGAAGTAAAGCTAACTTTGCGCATTCCGCTTAAAGCTACGGTAATGGTAAACGACAAGGTAAACGAATATATATCTAATTACCTGGATGTCGGTGCTTGCTTTCCGCGTCACCGCGATCATTCGCGTACCGAGATGGCTCCTTTTATCATGACTACCGAAGGCCTGCAGTGTAAACTGGATAGTGCGATTACCGCGGTACCAAATGAAGACAACAAAAACGACAACAACGACACTGAAAAAGAAGAGGTGACAACTCTTGATACCGTTAACGAAACTAAAATTGATACCGTATATATAGACAGTACCGTTACCAAGGCTGTACCAGCCAAAAAAACGGTGATTATTCGCCGTTTACATAAAAGGTAA
- a CDS encoding PadR family transcriptional regulator yields the protein MLVENTQTQMRKGILEYCILCVIAKGEIYASDIIAELKKAQLLVVEGTLYPLLTRLKNNGLLSYNWVESTSGPPRKYYVLSTEGRQVLEHLDKTWHELAFAVQTSIEGRK from the coding sequence ATGCTTGTAGAGAATACTCAAACCCAAATGCGAAAAGGCATACTCGAGTACTGCATACTCTGTGTAATTGCCAAAGGCGAGATATATGCTTCGGATATCATTGCTGAGCTAAAAAAAGCCCAACTACTTGTAGTAGAAGGAACTTTATACCCGTTGCTTACCCGTTTAAAAAATAATGGACTGCTCAGCTACAATTGGGTAGAGTCTACCTCAGGGCCTCCGCGAAAGTATTATGTGCTATCAACTGAGGGCCGGCAGGTGCTTGAACACCTAGACAAAACCTGGCATGAACTGGCTTTTGCCGTGCAAACATCTATTGAAGGAAGAAAATAA
- a CDS encoding outer membrane beta-barrel family protein gives MKSIIYSILIAVAFVAGANHAFAQSTPPTGKITGSAITEQGKPADYATITLLRAKDSSIVKSSLTNEAGLYNIDRVTAGTYLIKATIIGYDKSISGTVTVVANSVITVPVLKLQPATSSLKAVNVVATKPLIERKIDRTVINVENSVLAAGNSAMEILERAPGVTLDKDDNISLKGKQGVTVMIDGKLTYLSSAQLANLLRSTDGNAIQSIEIITNPSAKYDAAGNSGIINIKMKKNRAAGTNGSFAATGGYGNNHKASSSLNLNHKNGKLNVFGNYSYVNNKRPQDIRLDRAINNGGITTFFNESTDMLGSRSAHNYKVGADYEVSKKNTLGVQVSGYNSGFDANSFNNTLISTNQVTNIAVTTTRNTTLERYNNLTANINNRLVIDTLGKELSMDADYSYFNNRQSNNYTNNFFYGDGTTLRTSSLLRNNLPTKINIGTFKTDYTNPIGKTMKLEAGAKFSYVATNNDLRTDSILNNVWVTDAGRTNLYKYTENINAGYFNFSKSWKKTSLQAGLRAEQTNSKGDSRDINNITLINERHYLSFFPSAFINHEFSDNHSLGINYSRRIDRPSYDDLNSFVQILNAYTYVQGNPNLKPQYTNSYELTYTYKKRFNATLGYSKTTDVMVEVPRQLDAQKVTFITRDNLAAQNSYNLNLSLPFTLAKWWNMNNNLTGFYLGFKANSPELVLNNGQFAAQGNSINTFTLSKTVKLEGTFNYQSPLTYGLFHIRTQYGLDAGISKSFADKKATLKFSVTDVFNTRQQNLTVRQGNLNFNVFQKNETRVARLTFTYNFGNAKIQARKHNSGADEEKSRVKSGN, from the coding sequence ATGAAATCAATCATATATAGCATACTAATCGCCGTAGCATTCGTGGCCGGAGCTAATCATGCTTTTGCGCAAAGCACTCCCCCTACCGGTAAAATTACCGGCTCGGCTATTACTGAGCAAGGTAAACCTGCCGATTATGCCACCATCACTCTGCTGCGCGCCAAAGACTCTAGCATTGTAAAAAGCAGTTTAACCAACGAAGCCGGCTTATACAATATAGATCGGGTTACTGCAGGTACTTACCTTATTAAAGCCACTATTATTGGATATGATAAGTCTATAAGCGGTACGGTAACAGTTGTCGCAAATAGTGTTATTACCGTTCCGGTGCTAAAATTACAGCCTGCTACCAGCAGCTTAAAAGCGGTAAATGTGGTAGCTACTAAACCTTTAATTGAACGTAAGATAGACCGCACCGTAATTAATGTAGAAAACAGCGTACTGGCGGCAGGCAACTCGGCTATGGAAATTTTAGAACGTGCCCCCGGTGTTACCTTAGATAAAGATGACAACATTAGCCTGAAAGGCAAACAAGGCGTTACAGTAATGATTGATGGTAAATTGACTTACCTATCGTCGGCTCAGTTGGCCAACCTGCTACGTTCAACTGATGGTAACGCTATTCAGTCTATCGAAATCATTACTAATCCTTCTGCCAAGTACGACGCAGCCGGAAACTCAGGTATCATCAACATTAAAATGAAGAAAAACCGTGCAGCCGGTACCAATGGCAGCTTTGCCGCCACCGGTGGCTATGGTAACAATCATAAAGCCAGTTCATCTTTAAATTTGAATCACAAAAACGGTAAATTAAACGTATTTGGTAATTACAGCTATGTAAACAACAAACGTCCGCAGGATATCAGACTCGATCGAGCCATCAACAATGGAGGGATAACCACTTTCTTCAATGAATCGACCGATATGCTGGGCAGTCGCAGCGCGCACAACTATAAAGTGGGCGCCGATTACGAGGTGAGTAAAAAGAATACATTGGGCGTGCAGGTTAGTGGCTACAACTCAGGCTTTGATGCCAATAGCTTTAATAATACGCTCATCAGCACCAACCAGGTTACCAACATTGCCGTAACCACCACCCGCAATACTACACTGGAAAGATACAATAACCTTACGGCTAATATCAACAACCGCCTGGTGATTGATACCTTAGGCAAAGAGTTGAGCATGGATGCCGATTATTCTTACTTTAACAACCGCCAGAGTAATAACTATACTAACAATTTCTTTTATGGTGATGGCACAACCTTGCGTACCAGTTCATTGCTACGTAACAACCTGCCCACTAAAATCAATATCGGTACTTTTAAAACAGACTATACCAACCCTATCGGTAAAACCATGAAACTGGAAGCCGGTGCGAAATTTAGCTACGTAGCTACAAATAATGATTTGCGTACCGACTCTATACTAAATAATGTTTGGGTAACCGATGCCGGTCGCACCAACCTTTACAAGTACACCGAAAATATCAATGCAGGTTATTTTAACTTTAGCAAAAGCTGGAAAAAAACATCTTTACAGGCTGGGTTACGTGCAGAGCAAACCAACTCTAAAGGTGACTCAAGAGACATTAACAACATTACCTTAATAAACGAAAGACATTACCTGAGCTTTTTCCCGAGTGCGTTTATTAACCACGAGTTTTCAGACAACCATAGTTTAGGCATCAATTACAGCCGCCGCATTGATCGCCCGAGTTACGATGATTTGAACAGCTTTGTGCAAATTTTAAATGCTTATACCTATGTTCAGGGCAACCCTAACCTTAAACCACAATATACTAACTCTTATGAGTTGACTTATACTTATAAAAAACGCTTTAACGCCACCCTGGGCTACAGCAAAACCACCGATGTGATGGTTGAAGTACCCCGCCAGTTAGACGCACAAAAGGTAACTTTTATAACCCGCGACAATCTGGCCGCTCAAAACAGCTATAACCTTAACCTGAGCTTGCCATTTACACTGGCCAAATGGTGGAATATGAATAACAACCTTACCGGTTTTTACCTGGGCTTTAAAGCCAACTCACCCGAACTGGTGCTAAACAACGGCCAGTTTGCTGCGCAGGGCAACTCTATTAATACGTTTACATTAAGCAAAACCGTAAAACTGGAAGGCACTTTCAATTACCAGTCGCCGTTAACTTACGGTTTGTTCCACATCCGTACCCAATATGGTTTGGATGCCGGTATCAGCAAATCATTCGCTGATAAAAAAGCCACCTTAAAATTTTCGGTTACCGA
- a CDS encoding SusC/RagA family TonB-linked outer membrane protein encodes MKKILLVNLCLLLLCISEVFAQTRTVTGVVTSKDDGLPLPGVTVRATGGSNGTQTNGQGRYTLAVPASTQKLEFVYVGYSTLTASLGSGNELSVSLAANNQQLNEVIVTAAGLQTSRRQQGVSLTTVKSEQLTQAKPTNVAAGLIGKVPGLQISGTTGGVNPNFRVVLRGARSLTGNNEALIVLDNVIVPNALLSNLNPEDVQDIQVLQGASAAALYGSDASNGALIITTKKGKKGAMDIKAQQTFTVEQVAFFPQLQKKFGSGSDNDLQIYLPYENQQYGPAFNGQMVDLGLPLANGNIQRVPYSWTNDKYNFWQNGLTSQSDLSISSGDDKGTLFISGQYADTKGTLPKDKFNRANVRINGTRNFTKNFTAVYGINYTQNRYDQTSGGAGTIYDQLLNSPGQAPSTTYKDWRNDPYADPSGYYNAYYNNPYFTIDNYRQKTRNDYLTGNLELKYSPAKWVDLLYRTGLATRNNSAKTYSDIYRFNDYIKARPEVGNYKKTDIVGGVTDAFLYTASLTNEFQATFKHQVKDFKFNLVTAYWMRQQRYKTESASVSGLVQAGLFNLANSTNQPTAGEANYLARQQAVYGVLNVSYKNYLFLNVTGRNDWTSVLAANNRSFFYPGVNVSFVPTDAIAALKNVEQIDFIKLRAGYSKVGNVNLGGSTYGAYRLDATFGQGSGYPFNGLGGFTLNNSIVAPNIKPEFTYEFETGVDMSFLKDRVTATVTYYDKKTKNQTVTANVSNTTGYGAYFLNAGTTSSYGIESTLNLVPIQTKDWRVSVGGNFSYLHNQVDELFGGLPNLNISGGTPGSYGIVGSSLPTILGRAYVRDNQGRVIVNRVTGYPSGTSTLTAFGNASPTKILGLNLGVNYKGLSLSTVAEYRAGYVIYQGAGTGLDFNGAGINTIAYDRERFVFPNSSYLDPNTNTYVANTNITVHDGGPAYWTIAGPRRNIDENYIVPGNFWKLREVSLAYTLPKSWLGKTKFIKAATLSAQGRNLFIWTPKTNVYTDPEYSANDGTNNGNGVGVTALTTPPSRYYGGTISITF; translated from the coding sequence ATGAAGAAAATTCTACTAGTGAATTTGTGTTTGCTGCTGCTCTGTATATCGGAGGTATTTGCGCAAACGCGTACTGTTACTGGTGTGGTAACCAGTAAAGACGACGGACTGCCTTTGCCAGGTGTAACCGTACGCGCTACAGGAGGTTCGAACGGAACCCAAACTAATGGCCAGGGCCGGTATACTTTGGCGGTACCTGCCTCTACACAAAAATTGGAGTTTGTTTACGTAGGTTACTCCACATTAACTGCTTCTTTAGGCAGCGGCAATGAGTTAAGCGTTTCGCTAGCAGCCAATAATCAGCAACTTAATGAGGTAATTGTTACCGCAGCCGGTTTGCAAACCAGCAGACGCCAGCAAGGTGTAAGCTTAACCACGGTTAAATCAGAGCAGTTAACGCAGGCTAAGCCAACTAACGTTGCTGCAGGTTTAATTGGTAAAGTACCCGGCTTGCAAATTTCGGGAACTACAGGAGGTGTTAACCCTAACTTCCGCGTGGTTTTAAGGGGTGCCCGCTCATTAACCGGTAATAACGAGGCGCTGATTGTATTAGATAACGTGATTGTTCCTAACGCTTTGTTATCTAACTTAAACCCTGAGGATGTTCAGGATATCCAGGTTTTGCAAGGTGCCAGTGCGGCAGCTTTGTATGGTAGTGATGCCTCAAACGGTGCATTAATCATTACCACCAAAAAAGGTAAAAAAGGAGCTATGGATATTAAAGCTCAGCAAACTTTTACTGTTGAGCAAGTAGCGTTCTTTCCACAGTTGCAAAAGAAATTTGGTTCGGGTTCTGATAACGATCTGCAAATTTATTTGCCCTACGAAAATCAGCAATACGGACCTGCTTTCAACGGTCAGATGGTTGATTTAGGTTTGCCGCTGGCTAATGGCAACATTCAGCGTGTGCCTTACTCATGGACTAATGATAAATATAATTTCTGGCAAAATGGTTTAACCAGCCAGTCCGATTTATCAATATCATCCGGCGACGATAAAGGTACTTTGTTCATTTCAGGTCAGTATGCTGACACCAAAGGTACACTGCCTAAAGATAAATTTAACCGGGCTAACGTAAGGATCAACGGTACTCGTAATTTTACTAAAAACTTTACCGCAGTTTATGGTATCAATTATACTCAAAACCGTTACGATCAAACAAGTGGTGGTGCGGGTACTATTTATGATCAATTGTTAAACTCACCAGGTCAGGCCCCGAGTACTACTTACAAAGATTGGAGAAATGATCCGTATGCCGATCCAAGCGGTTATTATAATGCCTATTATAACAATCCTTATTTTACGATTGATAATTACAGGCAAAAAACCCGTAACGACTATTTAACCGGTAATTTAGAATTGAAGTATTCTCCGGCTAAATGGGTGGATTTATTATACCGTACAGGTTTGGCCACTCGTAATAATTCAGCTAAAACGTACAGTGACATTTATCGTTTTAACGATTATATCAAAGCACGTCCTGAAGTTGGTAACTATAAAAAAACTGACATTGTGGGTGGTGTAACTGATGCTTTCTTATACACCGCAAGTTTGACAAATGAGTTTCAGGCTACTTTCAAACACCAAGTAAAAGATTTTAAATTTAACTTGGTAACTGCTTATTGGATGCGTCAGCAACGTTATAAAACCGAATCAGCTTCAGTGAGTGGTTTGGTGCAAGCTGGTTTATTCAACTTAGCCAATAGTACAAACCAACCTACGGCAGGTGAGGCAAATTATCTTGCCCGTCAGCAAGCTGTTTACGGTGTATTAAACGTATCGTACAAAAATTATTTGTTTTTAAACGTGACCGGCCGTAATGATTGGACTTCTGTATTAGCTGCAAATAACCGTTCGTTCTTTTATCCGGGAGTTAACGTCTCTTTTGTGCCGACAGATGCGATAGCCGCTCTTAAAAACGTTGAACAAATTGATTTTATCAAATTACGTGCAGGTTACTCGAAAGTAGGTAACGTAAACTTAGGAGGTAGTACTTATGGTGCTTACCGTTTAGATGCCACCTTTGGTCAGGGTTCTGGTTATCCATTTAACGGTTTAGGTGGTTTTACATTAAATAATAGTATTGTTGCTCCAAATATTAAACCTGAGTTTACTTATGAGTTTGAAACTGGTGTTGACATGAGCTTTTTAAAGGACCGTGTTACTGCAACTGTTACTTATTACGACAAGAAAACTAAAAATCAAACAGTAACTGCAAATGTGTCAAATACCACTGGTTATGGTGCTTATTTCTTAAACGCCGGTACTACTAGTAGTTATGGTATCGAGTCTACATTAAATTTAGTACCCATCCAAACTAAAGATTGGCGAGTGAGTGTAGGTGGCAACTTTAGCTACTTGCATAACCAAGTTGATGAATTATTTGGAGGATTACCAAATTTAAATATTTCCGGCGGTACTCCAGGTTCTTACGGTATTGTAGGTTCTTCTTTGCCAACAATCTTAGGCCGTGCTTATGTACGTGATAATCAAGGCCGCGTTATAGTTAACCGTGTAACCGGTTATCCGTCTGGTACCAGTACACTTACTGCTTTTGGTAATGCTTCGCCAACTAAAATACTCGGTCTTAACTTAGGTGTAAATTACAAAGGTTTATCACTATCTACCGTTGCCGAATATCGTGCAGGTTATGTGATTTATCAAGGCGCAGGTACTGGTTTAGACTTTAACGGTGCAGGCATTAATACCATTGCTTACGACCGTGAGCGTTTCGTGTTCCCTAATTCATCATATCTGGATCCGAATACTAACACTTACGTTGCCAATACCAATATTACTGTACACGATGGGGGCCCAGCTTACTGGACTATCGCCGGCCCAAGAAGAAATATTGACGAAAACTATATTGTTCCGGGTAATTTCTGGAAATTACGAGAAGTTTCTTTGGCTTACACCCTGCCAAAATCATGGTTAGGTAAAACTAAATTTATTAAAGCGGCTACCTTAAGCGCCCAAGGCCGTAATTTATTTATATGGACCCCGAAAACCAACGTGTACACTGATCCGGAATATAGTGCAAACGATGGTACAAACAATGGTAATGGTGTAGGTGTAACAGCATTAACTACGCCGCCTTCTCGCTACTATGGTGGTACTATATCAATAACCTTCTAA